The following coding sequences lie in one Pontibacter sp. G13 genomic window:
- a CDS encoding ATP-binding protein, with amino-acid sequence MFLRTIESEIQHRISKGKAIILTGPRQVGKTTLLKKILRDSPYLFLNGDDPAIRRQLTGISTTQLARLIGNHRYVFIDEAQRIPEIGITMKLITDQFQEVQLFASGSSSFDIAHQINEPLTGRKWEFQLFPISWEEYEHSIGYLRAIQTLEERLIFGSYPDVLNHTGNEREILTTLADSYLYRDILSLSSIKRPDALEKLVRALAFQVGNKISYNELSQLAGIDVKTVIRYVDILCDGFVIFRLGGFSRNLRNELKTSQKIYFFDNGIRNTLIGNFAPLINRQDIGALWENFLMAERFKYHQYHRTFTNMYFWRTKQGQEVDLVEERDGQISGYEFKWSPKRTTKFPKSFRETYHAETQVIHRDNFGEFVMEGPNG; translated from the coding sequence ATGTTCCTTCGCACAATTGAGTCCGAAATTCAGCACCGGATATCCAAAGGAAAAGCGATCATCTTGACAGGCCCTCGCCAAGTGGGCAAGACGACGCTGCTCAAAAAGATCTTGAGAGATAGCCCATACCTATTCCTCAATGGAGATGATCCCGCCATCCGGAGGCAACTGACGGGCATCTCCACCACCCAACTTGCCAGACTGATCGGTAACCACCGCTATGTATTCATCGACGAGGCACAGCGGATTCCCGAGATTGGCATCACGATGAAACTCATCACCGACCAATTTCAGGAGGTACAATTGTTTGCCTCGGGTTCCTCCTCTTTCGATATCGCCCACCAAATCAATGAGCCACTGACTGGCAGAAAATGGGAATTTCAGCTTTTTCCAATCTCTTGGGAAGAATACGAGCATTCTATCGGCTATCTCCGGGCCATCCAAACCCTTGAGGAAAGATTGATATTTGGAAGCTATCCCGATGTTCTCAATCATACCGGAAATGAACGCGAAATTCTCACGACGCTTGCTGACAGCTATCTGTATCGGGACATCCTCTCACTTTCCTCGATCAAACGCCCTGACGCGCTGGAGAAGCTCGTCCGTGCGCTGGCTTTTCAGGTCGGAAACAAGATCAGCTACAATGAATTATCGCAATTGGCTGGAATCGACGTCAAAACGGTCATTCGATATGTGGATATTCTCTGTGATGGATTTGTCATTTTCAGGCTGGGCGGCTTCAGCCGAAATCTGCGAAACGAGCTCAAGACCAGCCAAAAGATCTACTTTTTCGACAATGGCATCCGGAATACGCTCATCGGGAATTTCGCTCCTTTGATCAATCGGCAGGACATCGGCGCTTTGTGGGAAAACTTCCTCATGGCCGAGCGCTTCAAATACCATCAATACCACCGCACCTTCACCAATATGTATTTTTGGCGCACCAAACAGGGCCAAGAAGTAGATCTCGTGGAAGAGCGAGACGGCCAAATATCCGGCTACGAATTCAAGTGGAGTCCCAAGCGGACGACCAAGTTCCCCAAATCATTTCGCGAGACTTATCACGCAGAAACGCAGGTTATTCACAGAGACAATTTCGGGGAGTTCGTCATGGAAGGACCAAATGGCTGA